In Hevea brasiliensis isolate MT/VB/25A 57/8 chromosome 13, ASM3005281v1, whole genome shotgun sequence, a single genomic region encodes these proteins:
- the LOC110649647 gene encoding plasma membrane ATPase 4 — MAKSITLEEIKNETVDLERIPIDEVFEQLKCTREGLSAEEGANRLQIFGPNKLEEKKESKILKFLGFMWNPLSWVMEAAAIMAIALANGGGQPPDWQDFVGIVCLLVINSTISFIEENNAGNAAAALMAGLAPKTKVLRDGQWIEQEAAILVPGDIISVKLGDIIPADARLLEGDPLKVDQSALTGESLPVTKNPGDEVFSGSTCKQGEIEAVVIATGVHTFFGKAAHLVDSTNQVGHFQKVLTAIGNFCICSIAVGMLIEIIVMYPIQHRKYRDGIDNLLVLLIGGIPIAMPTVLSVTMAIGSHKLSQQGAITKRMTAIEEMAGMDVLCSDKTGTLTLNKLSIDKNLIEVFAKGVEKDHVILLAARASRVENQDAIDAAMVGMLADPKEARAGIREVHFLPFNPVDKRTALTYIDASGNWHRASKGAPEQMLNLCNAREDLRKKVHSVIDKFAERGLRSLAVARQQVPEKTKESSGGPWEFVGLLNLFDPPRHDSAETIRRALNLGVNVKMITGDQLAIAKETGRRLGMGTNMYPSASLLGQDKDASIAALPVEELIEKADGFAGVFPEHKYEIVKKLQERKHIVGMTGDGVNDAPALKKADIGIAVADATDAARSASDIVLTEPGLSVIISAVLTSRAIFQRMKNYTIYAVSITIRIVFGFMLIALIWKFDFSPFMVLIIAILNDGTIMTISKDRVKPSPLPDSWKLKEIFATGIVLGGYLALMTVIFFWAMHKTDFFSDKFGVRSIRNSEHEMMGALYLQVSIVSQALIFVTRSRSWSYVERPGLLLMTAFIIAQLVATLIAVYANWGFARIKGIGWGWAGVIWLYSVVFYVPLDFLKFAIRYVLSGKAWLNLLENKTAFTTKKDYGKEEREAQWALAQRTLHGLQPPETASIFNEKSSYRELSEIAEQAKRRAEVARLRELHTLKGHVESVVKLKGLDIDTIQQHYTV, encoded by the exons ATGGCTAAGTCTATCACTCTTGAGGAGATCAAGAACGAAACGGTTGATCTG GAACGGATTCCCATTGATGAAGTGTTTGAGCAACTGAAATGTACCAGAGAAGGTTTATCTGCAGAGGAAGGAGCCAACAGGCTTCAAATCTTTGGCCCCAACAAACTAGAAGAGAAAAAG GAAAGCAAAATTCTCAAGTTTTTGGGGTTCATGTGGAACCCATTATCTTGGGTCATGGAAGCTGCAGCTATTATGGCAATTGCATTGGCAAATGGTGGTGGGCAACCACCTGATTGGCAAGACTTTGTCGGTATTGTTTGCTTGCTGGTTATCAACTCTACTATCAGTTTTATTGAAGAAAACAATGCTGGTAATGCTGCTGCGGCTCTTATGGCTGGTCTGGCTCCTAAAACTAAG GTGCTCAGGGATGGACAATGGATTGAGCAGGAAGCTGCAATTCTGGTTCCAGGAGACATCATTAGTGTCAAATTGGGAGATATCATCCCTGCTGATGCCCGTCTTCTCGAGGGTGATCCATTGAAGGTTGATCAGTCTGCCCTCACTGGAGAATCACTTCCAGTTACCAAGAATCCTGGGGATGAAGTTTTCTCTGGTTCCACTTGCAAACAAGGAGAAATTGAGGCTGTTGTTATAGCCACTGGTGTTCACACCTTCTTTGGAAAGGCTGCACATCTTGTGGACAGCACCAACCAAGTTGGGCACTTCCAGAAGGTGCTCACTGCTATTGGGAACTTCTGTATTTGTTCCATTGCAGTTGGAATGTTGATTGAGATCATTGTCATGTACCCTATTCAGCACCGCAAATATAGAGATGGAATTGACAATCTTTTGGTTCTCTTGATTGGAGGTATCCCAATTGCTATGCCAACAGTCCTGTCCGTAACAATGGCTATTGGGTCACACAAGTTGTCTCAACAGGGGGCCATCACTAAGCGTATGACTGCCATTGAAGAGATGGCTGGTATGGATGTGCTTTGCAGTGACAAAACTGGGACTCTGACTCTCAACAAACTGAGTATTGACAAAAACTTGATTGAGGTGTTCGCAAAGGGCGTGGAAAAAGATCATGTGATCCTGCTTGCTGCCAGGGCTTCTAGAGTGGAGAATCAGGATGCAATTGATGCTGCTATGGTTGGAATGCTTGCTGATCCAAAAGAG GCAAGAGCTGGAATAAGAGAGGTGCACTTCTTGCCATTTAATCCTGTCGACAAGAGGACTGCTTTGACTTACATTGATGCTAGTGGCAACTGGCACCGAGCAAGTAAAGGTGCCCCTGAGCAG ATGTTGAACTTATGCAATGCAAGGGAAGATCTTAGGAAGAAAGTCCATTCAGTTATAGACAAGTTTGCTGAGCGTGGGCTTCGGTCATTGGCTGTTGCTAGACAG CAAGTGCCTGAGAAAACAAAGGAAAGTTCAGGTGGTCCATGGGAGTTTGTCGGCCTGCTGAATCTCTTTGATCCTCCAAGGCATGACAGTGCAGAAACCATCCGCAGGGCTCTCAACCTTGGTGTAAATGTCAAGATGATTACTG GTGATCAGCTTGCCATTGCAAAGGAGACTGGGCGAAGACTTGGCATGGGAACAAACATGTATCCATCTGCTTCTTTACTTGGTCAGGATAAGGATGCTAGCATTGCTGCACTTCCTGTAGAAGAGTTGATTGAGAAGGCAGATGGCTTTGCTGGAGTGTTTCCAG AGCACAAATATGAAATCGTGAAGAAGTTGCAAGAAAGGAAGCACATTGTTGGAATGACTGGTGATGGTGTTAATGATGCACCTGCTTTGAAGAAGGCAGATATTGGAATTGCTGTTGCTGATGCTACAGATGCTGCGAGAAGTGCATCTGACATTGTTTTAACTGAACCTGGATTGAGTGTTATTATCAGTGCCGTGCTGACTAGCAGAGCTATTTTCCAAAGGATGAAGAACTATACT ATCTATGCAGTTTCCATCACAATCCGAATTGTG TTTGGTTTCATGCTTATTGCTCTGATATGGAAGTTTGACTTCTCTCCTTTCATGGTTTTGATTATTGCTATCCTAAATGATG GAACAATTATGACAATTTCAAAGGATAGAGTGAAGCCATCACCCTTGCCTGATAGCTGGAAACTCAAAGAAATATTTGCCACTGGAATTGTGCTTGGTGGTTACTTGGCTCTGATGACTGTTATATTCTTCTGGGCTATGCATAAAACTGACTTCTTTTCA GACAAATTTGGTGTAAGATCTATAAGAAATAGTGAACATGAAATGATGGGTGCTTTGTACCTTCAAGTCAGTATTGTAAGCCAGGCTCTCATTTTCGTGACTCGTTCTCGCAGCTGGTCTTATGTTGAACGCCCTGGTCTGCTACTAATGACTGCATTCATAATTGCACAGCTA GTTGCAACTTTGATCGCCGTATACGCCAACTGGGGCTTTGCAAGGATCAAAGGAATTGGCTGGGGATGGGCTGGTGTTATCTGGCTTTACAGTGTTGTTTTCTATGTTCCGCTTGATTTCTTAAAGTTTGCCATTCGTTACGTCTTAAGCGGAAAGGCTTGGCTCAACTTGCTAGAGAACAAA ACTGCATTCACCACTAAGAAAGATTATGGTAAAGAAGAGAGAGAAGCTCAATGGGCTCTTGCTCAGAGGACCTTGCATGGGCTTCAACCACCAGAAACTGCCAGTATTTTCAATGAAAAGAGCAGCTATAGAGAATTGTCTGAGATTGCTGAACAGGCCAAAAGACGAGCTGAGGTTGCAAG GCTTCGAGAGCTTCACACGCTCAAGGGACATGTTGAGTCAGTGGTGAAGCTTAAGGGTTTGGACATTGATACCATCCAGCAGCATTATACAGTGTAA